A part of Antechinus flavipes isolate AdamAnt ecotype Samford, QLD, Australia chromosome 6, AdamAnt_v2, whole genome shotgun sequence genomic DNA contains:
- the GPHA2 gene encoding glycoprotein hormone alpha-2, translated as MALPKTLLLPLLLLVAAGARGQEAGVPGCFLHPINVTVRSERQGPCRGSHVAQACVGYCESSAFPSRHSVRAASGFQHNITSVSRCCTISRLQKVKVELQCPGDRREQLEIFTARACQCDMCRLSRY; from the exons ATGGCCCTCCCCAAGACCTTGCTCTTGCCCCTGCTGCTCCTGGTGGCCGCGGGGGCCCGGGGCCAGGAGGCCGGGGTCCCGGGCTGCTTCCTGCACC CCATCAACGTGACCGTGCGGAGCGAGCGCCAGGGGCCCTGCCGGGGCTCCCACGTGGCTCAGGCCTGCGTGGGCTACTGCGAGTCCAGCGCCTTCCCCTCCCGCCACTCGGTGCGGGCAGCCAGCGGCTTCCAGCACAACATCACCTCCGTGTCCCGGTGCTGCACCATCAGCCGCCTGCAGAAG GTGAAGGTGGAGCTGCAGTGCCCTGGGGACCGGCGGGAGCAGCTGGAGATCTTCACGGCCCGGGCCTGCCAGTGCGACATGTGCCGCCTGTCCCGCTACTGA